In a single window of the Numenius arquata chromosome 22, bNumArq3.hap1.1, whole genome shotgun sequence genome:
- the GRAMD1B gene encoding protein Aster-B isoform X7, whose product MVEKGSDHSSDKSPSTPEQGVQRSCSSQSGRSGAKNSKKSQSWYNVLSPTYKQRNEDFRKLFKQLPDTERLIVDYSCALQRDILLQGRLYLSENWICFYSNIFRWETLLTVRLKDICSMTKEKTARLIPNAIQVCTDTEKHFFTSFGARDRTYMMMFRLWQNALLDKPLCPKELWHFVHQCYGNELGLTSDDEDYVPPDDDFNTMGYCEEIPVEENEVNDSSSKSSMEAKPEASPQLPKKSVTASTLTSTGSSEAPASFDGVLPEEEEAVAESPVEKDIGIANIMGEKIEIIGPVNSPSLDFNDNEDIPTELSDSSETHDEGEVQAFYEDLNGRQYVNEVFNFSVDKLYDLLFTDSQFQRDFMEQRRFSDIIFHPWKKEENGNQTRVILYTITLTNPLAPKTATVTETQTMYKASQESECYVIDAEVLTHDVPYHDYFYTINRYTLTRVARNKSRLRVSTELRYRKQPWGLVKSFIEKNFWSGLEDYFRHLESELTKTESTYLAEVHRQSPKEKVSKQSTVRRRKRAHAHLRVPHLEEVLSPVTTPTDEEVAHRIKHVAGSTQTRHIPEESPSGFHLQSVSKLLLVISFVICFSLVLLVILNMMLFYKLWMLEYTTQTLTAWQGLRLQERLPQSQTEWAQLLESQQKYHDSELQKWREIIKSSVMLLDQMKDSLINLQNGIGSRDFGSDPEEKRKRFH is encoded by the exons ATGGTGGAAAAAGGCTCAGACCACTCATCAGACAAATCCCCTTCGACGCCGGAGCAGGGTGTACAGCGTAGCTGTTCCTCTCAGTCAGGCCGCAGTGGGGCCAAGAATTCCAAG AAAAGCCAGAGTTGGTATAAT GTGTTGAGTCCAACATACAAACAACGGAATGAAGATTTCAGAAAACTCTTCAAACAGCTTCCTGACACGGAGCGCCTCATCGTAG ATTACTCATGTGCGCTACAAAGAGACATTCTCCTGCAGGGCCGCCTCTACCTCTCTGAAAACTGGATCTGCTTTTACAGCAACATCTTCCGTTGGGAGACACTG CTGACAGTTCGCTTGAAGGATATCTGCTCGATGACCAAGGAAAAAACAGCACGGCTCATTCCTAATGCCATCCAAGTTTGCACTGACACTGAAAAG CACTTTTTTACTTCCTTTGGGGCTCGAGACAGGACGTACATGATGATGTTCAGACTCTGGCAGAACGCTCTCCTTGACAAG CCTCTCTGTCCAAAGGAGCTCTGGCACTTTGTCCACCAGTGTTATGGGAACGAGCTGGGTCTGACCAGTGATGATGAAGACTATGTGCCTCCTGATGATGACTTCAACACAATGGG ctactgtgaagaaatcCCCGTGGAAGAGAATGAAGTCAACGACAGCTCCTCAAAAAGCAGCATGGAGGCCAAGCCAGAAGCTAGCCCTCAGCTGCCAAAGAAATCTGTCACTGCCAGCACGCTGACATCTACGGGAAGCAGTGAAGCGCCAGCCTCG TTTGATGGAGTGCTACCAGAAGAAGAGGAGGCAGTGGCAGAGAGTCCTGTGGAAAAAGACATTGGCATTGCAAATATCATGGGAGAGAAGATAGAGATCATCGGCCCCGTGAACTCCCCTTCCCTAGACTTCAATGACAACGAAGACATTCCCACTGAGCTCAGTGACTCCTCAGAGACCCATGATGAAG GGGAAGTCCAAGCCTTTTACGAGGATCTGAACGGCCGTCAGTATGTGAATGAAGTGTTCAACTTCAGCGTGGACAAACTGTACGACTTGCTTTTCACGGACTCTCAGTTCCAGAGGGACTTCATGGAACAGCGCCGGTTCTCTG ATATTATCTTTCATCcctggaagaaggaagaaaatggcaaTCAGACCAGAGTGATCTTGTATACTATTACCCTCACCAACCCTTTGGCCCCCAAAACTGCCACTGTCACTGAGACGCAG ACAATGTACAAAGCCAGCCAAGAAAGCGAGTGCTATGTCATAGATGCAGAGGTGCTAACTCACGACGTCCCCTACCATGATTATTTCTACACCATTAACCGCTACACGTTGACTCGTGTTGCCAGAAACAAAAGCCGACTCAG GGTTTCCACAGAGCTACGATACAGGAAACAGCCTTGGGGGCTGGTGAAATCCTTCATTGAGAAGAATTTTTGGAGCGGGCTAGAAGATTATTTCCGACATTTGG AGAGTGAACTGACCAAAACAGAGAGCACGTACCTGGCTGAGGTCCACAGACAATCCCCCAAAGAGAAAGTGAGCAAGCAATCGACCGTGCGCCGAAGGAAACGGGCCCATGCCCATCTGCGGGTGCCGCACTTGGAGGAGGTGCTGAGTCCCGTCACCACCCCCACGGATGAGGAGGTTGCGCATCGAATCAAGCACGTGGCGG GTTCCACTCAGACACGGCACATCCCTGAGGAGAGCCCCAGCGGCTTCCACCTGCAGAGTGTCTCTAAGCTACTCCTTGTCATCAGTTTTgt GATCTGTTTCAG tcTGGTGCTGCTGGTCATTCTCAATATGATGCTGTTCTACAAACTCTGGATGTTGGAATACACCACGCAGACACTCACGGCATGGCAGGGCTTGCGGCTACAGGAAAG GTTACCCCAGTCTCAGACAGAATGGGCCCAGTTACTAGAATCTCAGCAGAAGTATCATGACTCAGAGCTACAAAAATGGCGTGAGATCATCAAATCCTCGGTGATGCTTCTAGACCAG ATGAAGGATTCACTAATAAACCTTCAGAATGGCATCGGGTCCCGGGACTTCGGGTCAGATCCAGAGGAGAAACGGAAACGTTTCCACTAA
- the GRAMD1B gene encoding protein Aster-B isoform X6, whose protein sequence is MVEKGSDHSSDKSPSTPEQGVQRSCSSQSGRSGAKNSKSHKRLSKKSQSWYNVLSPTYKQRNEDFRKLFKQLPDTERLIVDYSCALQRDILLQGRLYLSENWICFYSNIFRWETLLTVRLKDICSMTKEKTARLIPNAIQVCTDTEKHFFTSFGARDRTYMMMFRLWQNALLDKPLCPKELWHFVHQCYGNELGLTSDDEDYVPPDDDFNTMGYCEEIPVEENEVNDSSSKSSMEAKPEASPQLPKKSVTASTLTSTGSSEAPASFDGVLPEEEEAVAESPVEKDIGIANIMGEKIEIIGPVNSPSLDFNDNEDIPTELSDSSETHDEGEVQAFYEDLNGRQYVNEVFNFSVDKLYDLLFTDSQFQRDFMEQRRFSDIIFHPWKKEENGNQTRVILYTITLTNPLAPKTATVTETQTMYKASQESECYVIDAEVLTHDVPYHDYFYTINRYTLTRVARNKSRLRVSTELRYRKQPWGLVKSFIEKNFWSGLEDYFRHLESELTKTESTYLAEVHRQSPKEKVSKQSTVRRRKRAHAHLRVPHLEEVLSPVTTPTDEEVAHRIKHVAGSTQTRHIPEESPSGFHLQSVSKLLLVISFVICFSLVLLVILNMMLFYKLWMLEYTTQTLTAWQGLRLQERLPQSQTEWAQLLESQQKYHDSELQKWREIIKSSVMLLDQMKDSLINLQNGIGSRDFGSDPEEKRKRFH, encoded by the exons ATGGTGGAAAAAGGCTCAGACCACTCATCAGACAAATCCCCTTCGACGCCGGAGCAGGGTGTACAGCGTAGCTGTTCCTCTCAGTCAGGCCGCAGTGGGGCCAAGAATTCCAAG TCACACAAGCGCCTCTCCAAA AAAAGCCAGAGTTGGTATAAT GTGTTGAGTCCAACATACAAACAACGGAATGAAGATTTCAGAAAACTCTTCAAACAGCTTCCTGACACGGAGCGCCTCATCGTAG ATTACTCATGTGCGCTACAAAGAGACATTCTCCTGCAGGGCCGCCTCTACCTCTCTGAAAACTGGATCTGCTTTTACAGCAACATCTTCCGTTGGGAGACACTG CTGACAGTTCGCTTGAAGGATATCTGCTCGATGACCAAGGAAAAAACAGCACGGCTCATTCCTAATGCCATCCAAGTTTGCACTGACACTGAAAAG CACTTTTTTACTTCCTTTGGGGCTCGAGACAGGACGTACATGATGATGTTCAGACTCTGGCAGAACGCTCTCCTTGACAAG CCTCTCTGTCCAAAGGAGCTCTGGCACTTTGTCCACCAGTGTTATGGGAACGAGCTGGGTCTGACCAGTGATGATGAAGACTATGTGCCTCCTGATGATGACTTCAACACAATGGG ctactgtgaagaaatcCCCGTGGAAGAGAATGAAGTCAACGACAGCTCCTCAAAAAGCAGCATGGAGGCCAAGCCAGAAGCTAGCCCTCAGCTGCCAAAGAAATCTGTCACTGCCAGCACGCTGACATCTACGGGAAGCAGTGAAGCGCCAGCCTCG TTTGATGGAGTGCTACCAGAAGAAGAGGAGGCAGTGGCAGAGAGTCCTGTGGAAAAAGACATTGGCATTGCAAATATCATGGGAGAGAAGATAGAGATCATCGGCCCCGTGAACTCCCCTTCCCTAGACTTCAATGACAACGAAGACATTCCCACTGAGCTCAGTGACTCCTCAGAGACCCATGATGAAG GGGAAGTCCAAGCCTTTTACGAGGATCTGAACGGCCGTCAGTATGTGAATGAAGTGTTCAACTTCAGCGTGGACAAACTGTACGACTTGCTTTTCACGGACTCTCAGTTCCAGAGGGACTTCATGGAACAGCGCCGGTTCTCTG ATATTATCTTTCATCcctggaagaaggaagaaaatggcaaTCAGACCAGAGTGATCTTGTATACTATTACCCTCACCAACCCTTTGGCCCCCAAAACTGCCACTGTCACTGAGACGCAG ACAATGTACAAAGCCAGCCAAGAAAGCGAGTGCTATGTCATAGATGCAGAGGTGCTAACTCACGACGTCCCCTACCATGATTATTTCTACACCATTAACCGCTACACGTTGACTCGTGTTGCCAGAAACAAAAGCCGACTCAG GGTTTCCACAGAGCTACGATACAGGAAACAGCCTTGGGGGCTGGTGAAATCCTTCATTGAGAAGAATTTTTGGAGCGGGCTAGAAGATTATTTCCGACATTTGG AGAGTGAACTGACCAAAACAGAGAGCACGTACCTGGCTGAGGTCCACAGACAATCCCCCAAAGAGAAAGTGAGCAAGCAATCGACCGTGCGCCGAAGGAAACGGGCCCATGCCCATCTGCGGGTGCCGCACTTGGAGGAGGTGCTGAGTCCCGTCACCACCCCCACGGATGAGGAGGTTGCGCATCGAATCAAGCACGTGGCGG GTTCCACTCAGACACGGCACATCCCTGAGGAGAGCCCCAGCGGCTTCCACCTGCAGAGTGTCTCTAAGCTACTCCTTGTCATCAGTTTTgt GATCTGTTTCAG tcTGGTGCTGCTGGTCATTCTCAATATGATGCTGTTCTACAAACTCTGGATGTTGGAATACACCACGCAGACACTCACGGCATGGCAGGGCTTGCGGCTACAGGAAAG GTTACCCCAGTCTCAGACAGAATGGGCCCAGTTACTAGAATCTCAGCAGAAGTATCATGACTCAGAGCTACAAAAATGGCGTGAGATCATCAAATCCTCGGTGATGCTTCTAGACCAG ATGAAGGATTCACTAATAAACCTTCAGAATGGCATCGGGTCCCGGGACTTCGGGTCAGATCCAGAGGAGAAACGGAAACGTTTCCACTAA